The Procambarus clarkii isolate CNS0578487 chromosome 18, FALCON_Pclarkii_2.0, whole genome shotgun sequence genome segment CTCGCTGTTTTGGCCTCActatgttatttatattatttatttaatttttctaaaattaatttgttacatagtccagcttcagttatgcccggtatttacttaataacactTTTGCAGTGTTAAAGCAGTGCCCATTGCTTACGTTTTCACCTTTCCAcagtggcgagaagccggatcatgcagcaactgcaacacggaagagggctcgggcggcgtcgacgcgaggacaacagcgcagtggtgcaaggacgcaGCCGGCCAGGGCCAGGACGAAGCCCGCCCGTttcgcctccccctcctcggGCGGCTCCTCGGGCGGCTCTGATACGGACGGCGACCACACATCCCAGAGGCCCACTGCCggcatagcggcgggtggcacagcgtcgcagcctccacccctgtcggccgacgattggacgacgctgcaggcgcTCATCGCGCAGGCCCGGGGGCCCTCTCACGCCACAAGCCTTCCGGCCATGGGGACCTCCGAGGCCGACCCTGCCGCCCTGCCCCCCTCCACCGACCGTCGCCCACGGGCCAGGGCCAGGGGGCATACGTCGAGGCGACGTGCGAGCTCCTCCAGTCCGTCCTCCTTCGACGAGTCCCCCGAGGAGAGAGCGCCCCCCACTTTTTCTAGCCCCTGGCCGGGGCAACTCCGGGCGACCACGGGCTCCAGCATCCCACTCTTGGGCGTGCACGTCCCGCAAGCCCTTCGGGAGAAGGTCTGGGCAAACAAGTATGTGCACCTCGGGCACTTGCTTGCCTATGAGCGGGAATCAGGTTCTTTCGAGTCCCACTCTGCGACATTCCCTGACGCAAAGCAGCCTGGTAAGAAGCAGCCGCCCCTGACGCCGGACCAGTGGGCGCATGGCCTTGACATCTACGCCACTATCTACGTCGAGAAGCACCCAGCGGAGGCTCAGGCGCTGTTTACCTATGCGCGTTACGTGAAGACCATGAAGACGACCCTCAAAGGCGACTGGATGTGGTACGATAAGGCCTTCAGATGGGACAGGGAGAGGTCGGGCTCTTCATGGTTGGACTACAGGCTGGACTTGGAATTTCGCTCGGTGCAACACATCGCCCAGGCCGCTGCTCAGCCGATGAGGCAGGAGGCAGGGCGACCGGCAGCACTTTTTCTCTCCAGCGCCCGGGCAGCTGGGCTACCCCCGGGCTACTGCTTCGCCTACCACTCGAGGGGACCCGGCTGCACTTTCACCTCatgttcattcaagcactactgcCCACGCTGCCGAAGGAGGCACCCTGCCTACAACCCATGCCCTCCAGCACGGCCTCGCGACGAACCCACACAGGAGCAGCGCCCACTGCGTCTTCGGCTTCctttttggggttttcggggttctgtgCCATGGCGCTTTCCATTGTCCTCGCTCTGTGTTCAAGGATGCCTCAtccctcggctggggctttgtgaccagtgctcactggGCAGGACAGGGGCATTGGGCTCCCAGCATGGTACTAGAGTTTGCGGCTGGTGCTGCACTGCAGATATTTTGGATCCTTCAGGGCTCtgtgatccggctccattcggactgcgccACTATGGTTCATTGTCTCAACCGGGGGTTCTCTGGTctgtggctctttggggctggttccTTTCAGTAGCTCTTCTACCGAGTTCTTGGAGTTTGGCTCCCTGTACGGATCAGATTTGGGGAGTGTTTGCCAGACGTTTGGGcacctggaggtggacctcttcatgtTGGCATGGTCCCAGCATTTCCCATTTTCAGTGGCACTATTCCCCAACTGCGAGGTCTTTGAGGTGGATGCTTTTTGGCAGGATTGGTCGAGGTGGAGGTTCCTGTTCCTTTATCCCCAGGTCCAGTTGTTGCTTTGGGTGTTGGTTCAGCTCGAATCCTATCAGGTACAAGGGCTTCTGGCCACATGATGGCCAGCTCAGCCttagtttcaggtgctgcttgctcggtgtctgaacccaTGAGTTTTCCgtggctctgcctcttttcagcaggtTGGGCTGGTGAGGTACCTCGCTGGTTTGCCCCTCCTCTTCCGGTCTTCACATCTAGTCTTTTTGATGTGGGTGTATAGCATTTTATATgtcgatcaggtggcttctttgaaagTGTTCCACCTGCGATCTTTCTCTCAGCAACACTGTGCTGTCTCCTGGCGGTCTTTCCGCCATTTCCTTTCCCTTTGTGGGGGTCTCGTTGGTGTCTGTTCCAGTTGTTTTGTCTTTTCTTTGCTTTTTCAGGACCGGCATCTCATGCCAAATACTGGCGTTCAGGGTGGATGTTACCTCTGCTCCATTCCGCAAGCTCTCTCGTGCATTTTTCCCCTCCTGCTCTTGCGGCACCGGAGCCTTCTTGATCTTTGAACTGGATGctttcatttctctcctctcctctccttggCTTGTAGTGCCCCTTTGATCTAGGATTGTTTTCTGAAAGCCTTGTTCTTGTTGGTTATCACCTCTGGGGATTGGGTTGGAAAGCTTCATGCTCTTCACCGGCACGGGtttttgctcttttggtcctgggggaCGTTTTGTTAGTTTGCTGCCCTCTCCTTTTCTGATGAATGAGACGGCTGGTTTCCGGAGGGGTCTGTAGGTTTTCCATGGttttccctggttccctgttccagggctcgtgtCTTTCAGGTTGTCCACAGGGTTATCAAGCCCAGCCAGTCTGCAATCTACCCTTGTGGCAATGTTGAGGAAATATACTGCTCTCGCTGCTGTTTTTGGGGAATATGTCTTGATTGACATTCGGGCTCCGGCCTTGGCAGGAtgtggcatggcaggatgtgcagaatacccccattgaaaagcagaggtgcaacaggtactctgagagagaactctatcaacatcagaggcccgagacaacacgcttccactacacataaggggcataactggccgacccctcacagtgttcaagagagaacttgacaaacacctccaaaggatacctgatcaaccaggctgtgactcatacgtcaggctgcgagcagccgcgtctaacagcctggttgatcagtccagcaaccaggaggcctggtcgacgaccggaccgagGGGATGgatgctaagccctggaagcacctcaaggtaatctcaaggtaGGCCTTGTGTGGCTTTGGGATGTCTGTCTCATTCTGGAATCTTGTCTTCATCTTGAGACTTGGGGTGCTGCCACCTACTGGGTTTGTCCCTATTTTTCCTTATCTGtgagtagttagcttcagggagtcaacggggctccccacagaaaaccagtgttcaatgtaatgaaacgcaaTTTTCTGGGCAAGCCCCAGAGACTCCCTGACACCGATTCTCCCTCCAGTCGACAGTTTTTTCATCATTCTATAAACTGTGGTGGTGGGTTGCTGGCTCGCCTGAGCAGGTTTTCCCTTCCCTCTTTCAGGGAAGGGGTTGGGGGGGATTGGCACTAACGAGCCaagctgtcctcttacaaattatgtcTGAATTTAGCCgtctgcccgtatggccgaaaatgaacgtaatttaaaaatgaaaaaatgaagataaatttaggatttttttttcccAAAAGaggaagggtcctctggtaggttgggAGAGtaagaagttctcctaaggtttcaaatcaTCATGATAACAGTTAATAGAAAGTTTCCTTTACTCTCCTAACTTAactaagccggaggactcaaaacagaaaatgggacagtatgtcacttttgtgagctgatttcatttcaaattacatccatttttggccatagcacacacacacgagcgaAAAGTGATGTTATAGCAGGTGTGCTGGttggaggacaatttttttttttttttttttgagggggggggggggggggggaaagggggcagGGGGCGAGTTCTTTGGCTCTGATTGGACATAAGTTGCAATTTTTACTAGTTAGGGGTGTGTGTTGgttcgcctatctttctgggtgccctccctggtcgatggcagacatgacatTCTAAATGTAGAATGCTCATAATGACCATTGCTTcgtttgcctctctgaggggaccaggttctggctctgttcTCTGGTAGGCACTAGAACTCCAGGGACTCATGGGaccaaactaatatggcacatgtcagtttgatagcttcagggagtcgaagcatatactgtatatgtttcggacaataataataataaattattattattatttgcaacACATTTTTGTCTACAAAACTCCAAATATGTTTTGTTGAGTAAATAATACAaaatatttttgtattattatttattattaattattattttttgttttaaaaGTTGAGCCTTGCAACGCTCATCAGGTTTCTCAAGTGTACAGTATCAAAATATCACATTTGTCTCCAGTATACAGTACTGCCCATTTGTTAAATAATTGCAACAGTATTtttgtaaaaataataataaaatccatGTACAGGTACCTAGTTGTGCATATTTGTTTAACCCACAAATAAAATGTCAACATATTGCACAAGtcaagtaaattcaggtaaatatgttTCCTATAAttgggaacaggaagcctgtttgGTTTATCAAGATTCCCTTAGGCCAATTACTgatgacctttcccaggatgtaacccacaacagctgcctaattATCtgatacttatttactgctaggtgaacagaggtatcaggagAAAGAAAACATTcctaaccatctctgtcctgctcgggattgaacccaggatcctTGGCTCACAGTTGAAGGTGTAGACTACTACACTACAGGATCATTATGTTGCAAAATAAAAATTGCAATATAACATGAGGATAAATGTGC includes the following:
- the LOC138365882 gene encoding uncharacterized protein; this translates as MSISGESGSSVTVYSVHSRRTLRGTPGSTLTTIGRLDGSIELPKSAQNYTNRPSITGEKPDHAATATRKRARAASTRGQQRSGARTQPARARTKPARFASPSSGGSSGGSDTDGDHTSQRPTAGIAAGGTASQPPPLSADDWTTLQALIAQARGPSHATSLPAMGTSEADPAALPPSTDRRPRARARGHTSRRRASSSSPSSFDESPEERAPPTFSSPWPGQLRATTGSSIPLLGVHVPQALREKVWANKYVHLGHLLAYERESGSFESHSATFPDAKQPGKKQPPLTPDQWAHGLDIYATIYVEKHPAEAQALFTYARYVKTMKTTLKGDWMWYDKAFRWDRERSGSSWLDYRLDLEFRSVQHIAQAAAQPMRQEAGRPAALFLSSARAAGLPPGYCFAYHSRGPGCTFTSCSFKHYCPRCRRRHPAYNPCPPARPRDEPTQEQRPLRLRLPFWGFRGSVPWRFPLSSLCVQGCLIPRLGLCDQCSLGRTGALGSQHGTRVCGWCCTADILDPSGLCDPAPFGLRHYGSLSQPGVLWSVALWGWFLSVALLPSSWSLAPCTDQIWGVFARRLGTWRWTSSCWHGPSISHFQWHYSPTARSLRWMLFGRIGRGGGSCSFIPRSSCCFGCWFSSNPIRYKGFWPHDGQLSLSFRCCLLGV